A stretch of Caenorhabditis elegans chromosome IV DNA encodes these proteins:
- the H04M03.3 gene encoding DeHydrogenases, Short chain (Confirmed by transcript evidence), protein MSVSSSSRRLLLGHTHQWAAIRNKWAEPIGWFKTTATTSFVSTARCSAMSRVLITGGTDGIGREAALKLAAEQHEITISGRDPNKAKDVIGQCQMKFNNTPRFIQTDLSLEHEVIKFASQVAEEQFDICILNAGVMNPKPGRTREDREATMMTNLVSSYMIAHKIIDSRRDDQRSLHFVFSTSILVKFHNATPLGIRFFNPEKVTDWQKSLVPTDVSGAGKYAISKIGLATLSTSISQCNLPNITATSVHPGTVYTNIMSNLPARQQFYIKLARPFTTSLADAGANLVRAAENPLPAGMFYKTDKSSKLPELICSEKSIAAFEQVFEQFKIRN, encoded by the exons ATGTCAGTGTCTTCATCCTCTCGTCGTCTTCTTCTTGGCCACACCCACCAGTGGGCGGCGATTCGAAacaaatgggcggagcctatcgGATGGTTCAAAACTACGGCAACGACGTCGTTTGTCTCTACAGCTCGTTGCTCTGCGATGTCACGTGTCCTCATAACTGGTGGTACTGATGGAATTGGGCGAGAAGCCGCGTTGAAGCTCGCCGCCGAGCAACATGAGATCACAATTTCGGGACGAGACCCGAACAAGGCGAAGGATGTGATTGGGCAGTGTCAGATgaaattt aacaacacACCGCGCTTCATCCAAACAGACTTGTCACTGGAACACGAGGTCATCAAATTTGCGAGCCAAGTTGCTGAGGAGCAATT TGATATCTGCATTCTCAACGCAGGAGTCATGAATCCAAAACCAGGACGTACTCGTGAGGATCGGGAAGCGACAATGATGACAAACTTGGTCTCTTCATATATGATTGCACATAAGATAATCGATAGTCGACGGGATGATCAACGCTCtcttcattttgttttcagcaCTTCGATTCTTGTCAA ATTCCACAACGCCACTCCACTCGGCATCCGCTTCTTCAATCCGGAAAAAGTGACCGATTGGCAGAAATCTCTAGTTCCAACAGATGTCTCGGGTGCTGGAAAGTATGCAATTTCGAAGATTGGTCTGGCAACCCTCTCCACTTCAATTTCTCAATGCAATCTTCCAAATATCACTGCAACAAGTGTTCATCCGGGAACTGTCTACACAAATATTATGTCAAATCTCCCGGCTCGTCAGCAATTCTACATTAAACTTGCTCGTCCGTTCACGACTTCTCTCGCCGATGCTGGTGCCAATCTTGTTCGTGCCGCTGAGAATCCATTGCCTGCTGGAATGTTCTACAAGACGGACAAGTCttcgaaattgccggaattgattTGTTCAGAAAAGAGTATTGCGGCATTTGAACAAGTTTTCGAGCAATTTAAGattcgaaattaa